agcttaatatttattattaaatgagaCCTCATAGAGGTTGGCATTGTGCTACAGTGGAAAGAACACAAGCTTTGGAGCCAGACCAGTCTAGGCTCCGGCCCCAGCTCCACCTTTCTTCACCGTTTGACCTTGCAGTTGTTCAGTAGatctgtttccttatctacaaaaatAAGGATGATAGCACCTTGAAGTTGTGGGTAGACCCTCAAAGTCACTTCCCActgttcctcaaaaaacaaaacctaaaagtACTTAAGAACTAGTAATCAGTGTGATAGGATTATAGATTTAATAAACAGTCACCTTGCACTGCATTCTAAACAGTTTTTCCGGTAACCACTTCCAAAATTTCTCaagtattaaaagaaagaaagaaaggctttaAACTCTGATCAGATTGCCACCTGCCTCAGAAATAGCCTTTCTGTAAATTAGGAAAAACGGGGCAGTGATGGATGCTGCATCTAACCAACCGCTCTTTTGCTTTTAGAGCTCAGAGGCTCATCAGGACTTGTAAAGAGCAGACAGAAGAGCTGTGACCACTCAAGGTAACTGGACCTTGTGCAGCCTCTTCTTCAGAAGCTGGTGGATATCCTAGTATTAGTTCTGCCTAAATGAGTCTCTTAAAGCATGCGCCACCTCCCAAGAGCGGAGAAGGAGAGCCATCATTCCTTCTTGTTCTTTCTCCTAAAGCTTGTGAGCGACACTGAACAGAGAGCTATAAATAACATTGATGTTTAAGAGTGTTCACATTCCAGACCAGGAAGAAGTGCCATCCAGTTCAACTCATACTTAGTACcagaggagaaggcaggaaggTCAAGCCCACCATGCATTTTTGTAACTTCTTCTTAGGCAAAGCTGCTTCTCTGTTCCCAGTCATCTCAAAGCAGTGTCTCGCTGGGCTCTCCCCTACTTACAGTGTTCAGAAAATCACATTTCCTTTGGGAGGTGTTTCTTCTGATTTCACACTTGGGCAGACTGCCAGTACCTCACTGTACCCATGACCACATTAATTTTCATCTGGGACTGAAAGCTGGCACGCTAACCAGAGTGGTGTGTTTTCTGCAGTGCCTGTATCTTGCAGCCGCAAAGCTGGGCCCAGGCTTGTATCTATAAAACTGATAGGAAAGCAATCAAATTCTCTTtttatagctgtttttttttcccctcaaggaaatctcattttctttctagGATTAGAGCCCAGATTATTTTGTAGGAAGATAATTTATGTTTCCTTAGGGAGATAATTTGGTTTTCCTCCCCAGGCACCACCACCATGGAAGCAGCATTGCTGGAGGACTGGTGAAGGGGGCTTTGTCTGTGGCTGCCTCTGCATACAAGGCCTTGTTTGCTGGGCCACCAGTCACTGCACAGGTcagtgtatattttattttcctgagtcAAATCCAGGTCACCAGTGAAAATGATGACATCTGTTTGGGCTGGAGGGTAGCAAAGCCTTGTAGAGAGCATGAGCTTTAAGTTTAGTCTTTGGTTAACACAgagctctgccactttccagctCTATGACTTTGGCTAAGTTActtcagggaggaaagaaaaaagacctaaTGTTTGCCGAGGACCTACTTCATGTGGGTGAAGTTCTCCCAAGTGCCAGCACTACAAGATGAATAAGACACCAGTTCCTGCCCCAAAATGGTGGGAAACAAGGGAAGTAAACAGACAGGTATCTGTGAAACTTtttaaagcactatagaatttaaagaatctttcattcaactgaaaaaaatacctaGACGTTTATAGTGCAGCGTTAAGATAGATACTGTGCCGATATTCTCGGACGGATGGAACACCTCGACCTGGTGTCAGTCCCACAGTGGAGCCAGGAAGGCTTGCTGGTAGAGAATACCTGAACTCAATCCTACAGGACAAAATAAGGAGACAGAAAGAGTATTGTAGACAGAGAGTAACCAGTAAAAAGACTTGGAAATGTGAGCCTGGAAGGTGAATTTGTGCTGAGAAaagtaggaagagaaaagagcagtGATGTAGGCGGGATGCTGCATTAAgtggtttggattttattttaagactAGTGGGAAGCCATTGAAGGGTTTTAGGAAAGTAATTAAGGTTATCAGATTTGTTCTTAGTAAGATCACTCCATTCCACTGCAGCATGGAGGCTGTGGGACCTGTAAAGAAATCCATTTGGGAATCCATGTGTAGGtggaaaagaaagatagaaataaaGGGACAGAAATAGCAAAACTTGGAGACCATGATTAAGTGGCtagaaagaaatcaaaaataaaagtttctgacTTAGGCAGTAATAGTACCATTTCTTAAGAGGGGATATGCCAGAAGGAGGATATATCTGGtcaggaggagaggaaaattaGGTTAGTTTTGGGTAGTGTTGAATTTGAGACACAGCCAGGTAAAGTTATCCAGAGTGCAGTTGGACTTAGACATCTGGGtcacaggaagaagaaattcagCCTAGGAATAAGGTCATTTATGTACAGGTTATAGCAGAAGCCTGTGGTTAGATGAGattttccaggaagagggagtAAAGCAAGAAGCAGCCTCTAAGGATCATGGAAAGAAGGAGGGTCCTACGAAGAAGCCTGAGAACTAGGAGGAAGACGAGGAAGGAGGGAGTTCTGTGCTGGAGCTTAGGGAAGGGTGTTTTAATGGAGAGGACTTGGCCAGCAGTGTCAGATGAATgaaccagggggagggtatagctcaagtggtagagtgcacgcttagtatgcatgaggtcctgggttcaatccccagtacctcctctaaaaataaataaataaacctaacccaaCTACCATGCccccctaaaaaattaaaaataaattagtttttaaaaataaagatgggtAAGCCAGTAGCAAAGGAAGTTAACCATCAAAATGAGAGAGgataatttatagaaaaagatTTCTGGGCTCGCAAAAGATAGTGAGATACAAAGTAAAGTCCATGTGGAAGGATTAACCCAGAAAGGAGGATGGATAATTTATTCTGATTATAAGAGGGAAGATGGGAACAGTGGAAGAGGAAAATACCAGAGACAGTGTTCCACACATGACACTTTCTCATCTTAGTCTGCTGAACAACCCTGCAAAATAGGAGATAATCTGTGTCTCcattttcataaataagaaaattggtACTCAACAACATTGGTAAGTAAACATTAAGAGTTAGGGTGTCCCAAGTGTTAGGAGGATTTAGGAAGTTTATGTGTTCCCTCCCCAAAGAGGGAGGTAAGTGAATGTTTGttctattctttatttaaaaaaaaaaaatgcaaagaagctTGCCTAGGATGTAATTTCCCAGGTAGTTTCTTGTCCGACTCCTTTGCACATCTGAGCAAATTTCCTATACTTTCTTCCAATACCAATCTCTTACTTCTGCTTGCCTGATCATCATCATTACCTTTATCTTCACAGTGTTTCCAGAGTTTGTTTGCAtcttttccttcatctagccTAGTTCTAAGGACAGTTCATTAGTCGCCTGGTTTTGGGTACAAACACACCTAATCCAAACAGGACCTTCCCAAGTCCTTCTTATCCCCTCAGAAGACCCATTAGCATCAGGTGGACAGGAGTGTCATAGCCCTGCACCTGTTTACCTAGTATTTTGAATAAATCTGGAAAGATTAATATGACTTAACAAGATAATAAAAAGTTACAAGATAAACACATAACTTACGCAGGAAATGTTGTTCTGCTTTTCTTGACTCTACACAGCCAATAGTTTCTGAGGATCAGACAGCAGCCTTGATGGCCCACCTCTTTGAAATGGGATTCTGTGACAGGCAGCTGAACCTGAGGCTGCTGAAGAAACACAATTACAACATCCTGCAGGTGGTGACAGAACTCCTTCAGGTCAACAACAACGACTGGTACAGCCACCGCTACTGAGGAGTGACCTTGTATTAAATAACTTTGCCTGCTGCTCAGAGATGATCTTTATTCTGTTGTTGGGGTGTAGGGTAGAGGcccttgcttattttttaatctgatgaATCTATATAGAGCCCATCATTGAACTATCAAGACAATACCTGCATTACAGTATTTTTTGGAGCAAATCAAAGACCAGAACTTACATTTTCACTTTAGACATTGGATGAATTGTAGGAAGAGCGTTTTTCAATTGATTTGGATAAAACTCCGTTTTAGTGCATTGAAGAGTATACCTTGAATTTCCTATAGAaccatttttcttcctgcttgTATTGAAGTTGAGTATGTTTCTTTGCTTAATGTGGATGTTTTTATGAGGATAtctgttgtcagtttttaaaggaaattaaccTTGGAAGTCATTTCAAGAATTGTAATTTCTCTAACATATCCCCAGCCTCATAGCTATGTGGTATTAAAATGACACCCAGAGTGTGACAGGAATTTTCTTACTCTTCCCTTCTCAAGGAGAAAGTCATTTCCCTGCAAGGCTTACTAATTGGCACTGTTGTTTTCTAAAGACCCCATTGATGCATATTCTTAAATGGGTCCACCTTCTGGGTGGACTTCAGTGAAAGGAGGGGGGAGTATGCTAATTAACCCACCAGCACCTGTTGAACAGTGTCTATTGTAGTaattttgcatacattttattttatttaagggaaaaatttaGGTAGTGTGAAATATTTTGCTAATcctgtaaagaaggaaaaaaactattctattaaagggaaaagtaaatttaacagttaccttttttctttatgtCAAGGGACAGTTCTTATTTacggggggtgggagtgggcatAGACACATGAGAAAAGTGAAAGGCAGGCTCCTGTATGAATCTCAGTAAGGTTCAGGGGCGGACACATGAGTGTGTGTGAGGCCTGGAAAATCCTAATGGCCTCTTGAATGTTTGAAATCTGTTCAAAGGTATCTAGCCCTAGAGAGCCTAGAACAGGAAAAAGAGGCTGGTGTTTTACAAAACTTGGATGGGGGCAAACTCACTGAAAGAGTTTTGATTTAACCCCAGGGTAAGTGAGTGGGAAAGAGCTTGCTTACAAGGGTCCAAGTTCTTACTCTTTACAGAAGGGCGTCTTGGATGCAATTGGTAAAGAGGTAATAAGCAACACTAAAgatttttattcatgaaaattacttgcagaaaaagaagaatctgACCCCCAGCCCAAAGGGGGAAGGATAGTAAAATAGTATTGTTTAACCTGGTTGGTATTATGAATGGTGATTTAAATTAACCATTAGCCATAATGATGTTTATTTACAGTATTGCAGAATGCTATTAAATAAACCAGGATTCAGACTACCAGCCAACCAggcttttcattatttaaaacgTGTTTAAGGGGACTTCTGGGTAGAGGCTGAGCGGCACGGTGTGTGTAATTAATTGGGTTGATTTGGGGCGGGACTTGTCTTAACCATCTGAGTTGTATTTTGGGGGTCCAGAAGGGCCCTGGGGTCCAGTTGTCCGTCCCGTTGTACTTGTACATAACCGTTTAAAGAATGGTGAAATAAAGGTTCTTTGAAACTCTTACCTGGACTGGCTGGTCTTTGCGGAAGCAGCGTCCAGTACCTCGCATGGCCTAAGAGCCGAGAAATTCTCTGACCGCTGTGTTGAGTGGGGCGGgccttgggagggagggggcgggcccAGAGGGGCCGGGGCGGAGCTTCCCAAGGCATCGAGTCAAAGCTCGGGGCGAGCTCCTGCCTCCCGCACTTTCGATTCAGCTTGCAGCCGTTTCTGTCGCTCCGGTCACCCGGGGGTAAGGCGCTCTGGGActcccctttttccttctttccctttgggAGGTAAGGGCCTAGGCCCCTTCTGTGCCTCCTCATAGCCCAACACAACGGGCACACGCGGCTACCAAGCTCCATTAACGGCTTCTGGTGGTCTCTGGTGGGACTTGAAATCCTGAAAGAAACCTCTCCGCCCGCCCCACCCCTCCGGCCCATGGCAGAGCCCCAGGGTAGGCGTGAAGCAGCTGGGTCCCTGGGGAGGCCTAAGTCGCTGCTCCCCACTTCCCTAACAGCACATTTCGCTCCCGCAGGActctgctggaggtgggggccagTGGCCCCTGGAGCCACCCTGCCCTAGGTCCCTCCTCCCCAAAGACGCACTCCAGAAATCTTGCCCACAGCTGAGAGGACCCTAGGATCTCAGACCTGAACCAGGTGAGGCTCCCTTTCTGTTAGCCCAGAAGGTCTGAGTGTGGCTCATCTTGCCCACTCATATGCCACCAGTCTTTTGGGAAGAATCTGGATTTAGTTTTGACCTTTCCTACTGAAGTACTGACCCTGACATGGCTACCACCCTCCCCCAGGCATTCTTTCCCACACCACCTCAGAAAGTAATGAAGAGGAGGTTTAAGCTCCCTTCTAGGACCATTTTGGGGTTTTTAGCTACACCTGTGACCAGTCTGGCCTCCTTTCTCTTATTTCAAAGAATCCCTGCCTTCCTATTAAGCCAGCACTTCCCCAGGCTCAGGAATGGAAGCTTTCCTTCCACACCCAGGCTGGGAGGCCTCAGGCACTTCTGCCCCGGTGCTCTAGAGACCTCTTCAGAGTTATCTTGTCTCAGAGGATGAAGGGACTCTCCTGGCTGCTGCCTGCCAGCCCTATCTAACTTCCTTCCCTTGAAATGAATGACAGCTCAGCAACTTTCCCAGAACAAAATAAGTGCTCTGCCTTTCACTTAGGAAAGTCCCTTAAAGTTAAATAActtctgctttgcttttcccTCTTGTAGGCAGATTGAGCTCTCCTGAAAGGAGCTGAAATGCATTGAGACTTCTGATCCGAGAGTCATGTGTACCTTCTTGATTTTCCATACCCTCAGTTCCTTAGGTTTGATCTTGCTGAAATTGTGGTGGGGCTCTGTGCCAATCTCAAGAACCTAAAACCAGAGTGACGCCCAGCATCAGTGCTAACtgaactttgttcttttctcatcaGTGAAAAAATCCCCCTGAATGATGGGTGAGACATTCTCCCAGCTGGGGTCTCGGGAGGATGAGAACAAGTCAATCCTGGCCCCCGACCCAGCCATTGGCAGCAAGGCTGCTAGCTACTCCAGCACCGGCAGCAGCAAGTCTTTTTGTTCATGTGTGCCTTGTGAAAGGGCTGCTGGTGCCAGCTTTGTGACTTGTCCCACCTGCCAGGGCAGTGGGGAGATCCCTCAAGGTGAGTGGCCCCAGGCTCTGGAAGTAACCTGGGATCCAGGAAACGCTCTTAGCAGCCAGCTGGCCAGGGCCAGGCCCCTCAGTCTCCTCTGAATGGAGTTAGGTCTCCCAGCTTTTAGTCCCTCAGTTACAGGCTGGTCAAGGAGATGCAAaccctccctgggctccctgcagAGAGCCCCTACTGCCCAATCCCAGGGAGtctccagcctctctgctccCTTAGCAACACTGCCTTAGGAATGACCTCTTCAAAGAAGCTAGGCTGCTCTGATTAATAGTGACTTGCAGAGATTCTTCACACCTGTTCATGAAAATCTCacctccattctacagatggcAAAGCTGAGCTGCTAACAGCCCAGTGTCCCCAGTCCTGGTCTAGGGCAGAAGCAGCATGTATCTGACACTGCTCTGTGGGATGGAGGAGTGCTTCTGGCAAACTGGCCAGGAAACATTTGTCATGAACATTTTGTGGCCCTTCCTCTTACCCTCTTTCTCTCTACAGAGCTAGAGAAGCAGCTGGTGGCCCTCATCCCCTATGGGGACCAAAGGCTGAAGCCCAGGCACACGTAAGCCCCTCTTCCTACCCCAGCTCTGCAGGCTGTTGCCCCTGGGagtttttcctctttgtctcccccactctccctcccccaccaatttttctcctttggttcTCCCCTAGAATGCCTGAGCCTCATTGGGCTCAGATGTATTAGCTCCCTATTTCCAAGGACTTTCCTGAATTGGGAAGCCTGGGGCACAGCAGATACCACCTGGAGGCTACTTAGTATCCTTTCCCTGAGCATCACTGCTTCCAAGAAGCATGGCTCCTTTTCGAAGAAGGAGAGGACCTCCTGACCGCAAGTCCTTCCAAGAGGGAGGGAGTGGCTCTGGTTCCAACTGATTTggggaagtgattttttttcctaagagctTCCCTTGCTATGGCAGTTCAGACCTGCTTGTTCTCTTCCCCACAGGGATGGAAAACCAGCTGCTCCCTGTTCTGGGATGCTTTAGAACCTCAGAGGCAGCCCTGAGTTTCACTGGGGGACCTGTGACCCTGTTTGTCATCTGGGTCCCTTTGACATGGATCCCCACAATCTCCTCCTAGGGTCCTCAACTTCCGTCTGGGAGTCaccacccagccctcccccactACTGCACCAGAATCCAAATCTGGCAATGCCCCTTATTTAAGATGCTAACAAGGTGCTGTCTCTTTAATGCATATCTCAGTTTTGAATTAGGTGGACAGATGATGTCCTGTTCTGAATATGCATATTAAAATTCAGAGCTCTCAAAATTCATGTAGACTTACTTGTTCCAGTGATAGGAGCTAGCATTAGTTAAGCCTTTGCTACGTGCCAGGACCAGGGATTAGTGCCTTAGCCCGTAACAGATTGTATGAGGTAGGtacagttatttccattttatagacaaggaaactgaggcttagggaggttaAGTAGGTTGTTCAGAGTTACTGGGCCAGTGGGTACAGAGAGCTGGGAATGGAAGCCAGGCTCTGGCTTCTCAATCCTGTGCTCCTCCACCACTCTGGGCCACATCTGAGCCTATGCTGGTCCTCCACATCTGGGGAGCTAAATGTACAGTTGTGAGGGGGAACCTGGAGGAGGGCCttgtatagagagagagagaagagtgtcTGAACCCTCCTGGCCCAGGTTTCCTTGGAGTCCAGACTTCTCCACTCCTCTATCCCGGGTCCTGCTTTCCCATAGGAAGCTCTCCGTGTTCCTGGCAGTGTTCGTCTGCCTGGTGACCTCCTCCCTCATCGTCTTTTTCCTGTTTCCCCGGACTATCGCCGTGCAGCCTGGGGGCCTCAATTCCTCCACAGTGGTCATTGACGAGTCGGACATCCATCTCAACATAACGGTGGGTGGGTGCCTGTGCTCCTGGGCTCTGATCCACCTTCCTAGCAACACTTCTCTGTAGCCCTTGTCCAGTGTTATGACCCTGGGCATGAGTAGCTGGGGCTTTTATGGCACCCAGAGGGTGTCAGTAGCCTGGGGGGAAGCAGGGGCAACCATGAGCCCTCTAACAGATTGTGTAGAGTTAGGACAGTGAGGGGTCAGAATCGAGGCCAAAGAGGTAAATCACGGTGCAGTGGGGGTGGTGTGCCTGAGACCTCCTGGGTGGGCAGGACCGACAGGACAGAGGCTTGCAGAGGGAGACTAGATTTTGGAGCAGTTTAATGTCTTCATTAAAGGTGACCCTTTGCCATTTAGAGCCCCTCAGAGGGGTTCCTGGCACTGGAGCTTCAGCAGCTGAGGACATATTGAGGGTAGGGCTCAGGCTGGAGGTATTTTGAAACTGTTTTGACTTCATCTTTCCAAGGATGGCTaccctcacccctcccttcccttgttTTCCTCACCAGAATATCTTGAACATCTCCAATAACAACTACTACCCCATCACTGTGACCCAGCTGACCATCGAGGTTCTGCACCTGTCCCTCGTGGTGGGGCAGGTCTCTGACAGCCTCCTCCTCCACATCGGCCCTTTAGCCAGTGAACAGGTGACTCCTTCTCCTGGCAGCCCCACCCATATCTGTGTGGAAGTGTGTGGTAGTGGGAAGGGGGCGGCTGGAGTTGGGGCTAATTCTATGCCCCTTTGGTTGACAGATGTTTTATGCAGTAGCCAACAGGATATGGGATGAAAACACATAGTGAGTagccctttctcttctccctgagCCTCTTTCCTGATTGGAAACCCAGTTTGAATCCCCAGATTTCCTGATTGCTTAGCAAACCCTACAGCCAGCATCTGGCCTGGTCTCTCATGGCAAGGACTACAGTGTTCAAGGGTTCAGggtccccagcctctgcctgttTGGACCTAGATTGGAATGAAAAACAGCCTAGAATTTAGTTAATCCTTATAGTACATGACCTTGGGCCCCTCACCCTGACTCACTGAGGAAGATGAATGTCCTGTTTTATGCTGGGGGAAGGGCCAGCACGTGTGTGGGCCAAGCTGTGGGGGTTGGAGAAGCAGGGGTAACATGCTTACCttagacagagggagagggatgGGATGGGAGTGGCATCTGGGGCCCCTGATGGATAGGAGCCCAGGGGGTGAGAGGGCTGGGACCATAGGTCTCCTCTGAGCTGACAGGCTGCTCAGTGTGAAACGTGgtctcctgttctctctctgtctctctcagcaAGATCTGTACCTGGCTGAAAATCAAAGTCCACCACGTGCTTTTGCACATCCAGTAAGTAGGGCTTGGAGCCCTGGTAGCCCCTCTTCCACCTCTGACTCCATCTCCCCGCAGCTCCACCTTGTGGGAGGAGAGTCATCCAAGCTGACCCCATGAATCTCTATTGACTCTTATGAATAGCAGGTCCAGCCCCTTCTCTAGGGCCCGCCTTGCTTACGAGCTACTGATATGACAGCCATAGAGCTGCCCAGAACATAGGTAGGGCAGCTGTCCCAGTGGCCTTAGCAGAgtggggagcagaaggaagggcTGGGCGTCTGAGGAATCCAACACTCTCCAGAAAgcacagcagggccagggctttcctcctcctcccagacaCAGCATCAAAGTCTGCTTCCTCTCCAGGGGCACCCTGACCTGCTCCTACCTGAGCCATTCAGAGCAGCTGGTTTTCCAGAGCTATGAATACGTGGACTGCCGGGGAAACACATCGGGGCCACACTTGCTGGTCCCTCACCCGCCATGACCTGTCTGCTGTCCTCCAGCTCCAGGCACCCGCCTGGTCTACATCTCCCATGACAGTCTATGGTGCCCAGTAGGGCTCTGGCGACTTTGCCAAAGGAAAAGCCCTGCTTTGTcataccctccccacccataCACCCTCAGCACACCCTCTAATTTCTACAGGAACAGAA
The sequence above is a segment of the Camelus ferus isolate YT-003-E chromosome 16, BCGSAC_Cfer_1.0, whole genome shotgun sequence genome. Coding sequences within it:
- the TMEM106A gene encoding transmembrane protein 106A; translation: MMGETFSQLGSREDENKSILAPDPAIGSKAASYSSTGSSKSFCSCVPCERAAGASFVTCPTCQGSGEIPQELEKQLVALIPYGDQRLKPRHTKLSVFLAVFVCLVTSSLIVFFLFPRTIAVQPGGLNSSTVVIDESDIHLNITNILNISNNNYYPITVTQLTIEVLHLSLVVGQVSDSLLLHIGPLASEQMFYAVANRIWDENTYKICTWLKIKVHHVLLHIQGTLTCSYLSHSEQLVFQSYEYVDCRGNTSGPHLLVPHPP